A window of the Amblyraja radiata isolate CabotCenter1 chromosome 5, sAmbRad1.1.pri, whole genome shotgun sequence genome harbors these coding sequences:
- the LOC116973671 gene encoding BEN domain-containing protein 3-like, with protein MNSTEKDDESEIRTPFRGLNPSVSKDEELENGNTVTNVNIEVVKTEVKMEDDEDEGGFSPDTAAENSIVPNALKRKQIHNGFGETTMDHESPIIYKWRRLNCEDMLASLRGSSSSQRFLEGTSRMRETSGAPLLENDETVGEQQSATDGGFSNSLLQQHHLPDGHKNYSSNLSPQATGAEPTPYSLIHKMSFTLNTLNSTMTQLHSKIDLLSLEVDRIRRHVSPGESVLDFPPPAKYRLNNSELKQLLEQSSSPGDLSCRLLLQLFPELLAEDQADVRCRACSAAPKRKLDTLHLQLIRNYVEVCYPSGGNGDVWRADCLPQLNDFFNSFWAQREMESSQQNYKVVSIDWEDHDMGQAQSNSYVEDNPHEEALSLDSPSSVNSDLVLEAQEISEYLEGASSPGEFAALLLHRLFPELFDSRRLASQYSCRGSPGKLALDPQKMQVVRRYCEIYYPEVRDEEAWTELVERRLDQELECIHSDDSDSDRQRDQSIGTSNASMVGSQEDLERSTPNFWLVDIKPLEIPPPDFEVPCPQHILEKHQLKNIYDNSRSFGNFASRLLVQFFPKLFTPENLRQQYNCTGSLGKKQLDPVRIKLIRHYVQLICPRAKCDKTWNQEFVPKLNERCRRWDMAQRRVYHLDIKKPTSYSDGVKEEQMLAATQSEQAKRDSVHPQPQAAQDRAERSKQNFRKVPLHQLNIPTVDFRVATKYLLSTEDLMDIVEDSQSVGNFSARLLVRIFPELFTSENLRLQYNHSGAYYKKQLDPVRLRLIRHYVKAVYPQAKSDRVWRLECISSINRRCGRPNRRKSKVTADSKDKKR; from the exons tAACAAACGTCAATATTGAGGTGGTCAAGACCGAAGTAAAGATGGAAGATGATGAAGATGAGGGTGGTTTTAGCCCAGACACAGCTGCAGAAAACAGCATTGTACCCAACGCACTAAAACGGAAGCAGATACACAATGGGTTTGGTGAGACGACCATGGACCATGAAAGCCCCATCATCTATAAATGGAGAAGACTTAACTGTGAG GACATGCTTGCCAGTTTGAGGGGCTCCAGCTCTTCCCAGAGGTTCCTGGAGGGTACAAGCAGGATGAGGGAAACCAGCGGTGCTCCGTTGCTGGAGAACGACGAGACTGTGGGAGAGCAGCAGTCGGCCACTGATGGAGGTTTCTCCAACAGCCTCCTCCAACAACAccacctgcccgacggccacaagAACTACTCTAGCAACCTGTCGCCCCAGGCCACTGGAGCCGAGCCCACCCCTTACTCCCTGATCCACAAGATGTCCTTCACCCTCAACACGCTGAACTCCACCATGACCCAGCTCCACAGCAAGATCGACCTACTGTCGCTGGAGGTGGACCGCATCAGGAGGCACGTCAGCCCAGGTGAGTCGGTGCTGGACTTCCCACCGCCGGCCAAGTACCGCCTGAACAACAGTGAGCTGAAGCAACTCTTGGAGCAGAGCTCATCCCCGGGGGACCTCTCCTGCCGCCTGCTCCTCCAGCTCTTCCCGGAGCTCTTGGCCGAAGACCAGGCTGACGTGCGTTGCCGAGCGTGCAGCGCCGCGCCCAAGAGGAAGCTGGACACCCTCCACCTCCAGCTCATCCGAAACTACGTGGAGGTTTGCTACCCGTCGGGCGGGAATGGCGACGTGTGGAGGGCGGACTGCCTCCCGCAGCTCAACGACTTCTTCAACAGCTTCTGGGcacagagggagatggagagcagtCAGCAGAACTACAAGGTGGTCAGCATCGACTGGGAAGACCATGACATGGGGCAAGCCCAGTCTAACAGCTATGTGGAGGACAACCCGCATGAGGAAGCCCTGTCCTTGGACTCCCCCAGCAGCGTCAACTCGGACTTGGTGCTGGAAGCCCAGGAGATCAGTGAGTACCTAGAGGGGGCCTCGTCGCCCGGTGAATTTGCTGCCTTGCTCCTCCACCGCCTCTTTCCGGAGCTCTTTGACTCCAGGCGCTTGGCGTCACAGTACAGCTGCCGCGGCTCTCCGGGCAAGCTAGCCCTGGACCCCCAGAAGATGCAGGTGGTGAGGAGATACTGTGAGATCTACTACCCCGAGGTGCGGGACGAGGAGGCATGGACGGAGCTGGTGGAGCGACGGCTCGACCAGGAGCTGGAGTGCATCCACTCTGACGACAGTGACTCGGACAGGCAGAGGGACCAGAGCATTGGGACCTCCAATGCCTCAATGGTGGGCAGTCAAGAGGACCTCGAAAGGTCCACGCCAAATTTCTGGCTTGTGGACATCAAACCGTTGGAGATACCTCCTCCGGACTTCGAAGTGCCCTGCCCGCAACACATCCTCGAAAAACACCAGTTGAAGAACATCTACGATAACAGCCGGTCCTTCGGCAACTTTGCCTCCCGCCTGTTAGTGCAGTTTTTCCCCAAGCTCTTCACGCCGGAGAATCTGAGGCAGCAGTACAACTGCACCGGGTCCCTGGGCAAGAAGCAACTGGACCCCGTGAGGATCAAGCTCATCCGCCACTACGTGCAGCTGATTTGCCCCAGGGCGAAATGCGACAAGACCTGGAACCAAGAGTTTGTGCCCAAGTTGAATGAACGCTGCCGTCGATGGGACATGGCGCAACGGCGCGTCTACCACTTGGACATAAAGAAGCCCACCTCCTACAGCGACGGAGTGAAGGAAGAGCAGATGCTTGCAGCAACCCAGTCAGAGCAGGCCAAGAGGGACTCCGTTCATCCACAACCACAGGCAGCACAAGACCGGGCAGAACGCTCCAAGCAAAACTTCCGTAAAGTCCCCCTCCACCAACTCAACATCCCCACTGTCGATTTCCGCGTGGCCACCAAGTATCTACTGTCCACTGAGGATCTAATGGACATAGTCGAGGACAGTCAGTCTGTCGGGAACTTCAGCGCCCGGCTTCTGGTCAGGATCTTCCCTGAGCTGTTTACGTCCGAAAACCTCAGGCTGCAGTACAACCATTCGGGGGCGTATTACAAGAAGCAACTGGACCCAGTGCGCCTGAGGCTGATCCGCCACTATGTGAAGGCAGTTTACCCTCAGGCCAAGAGTGATCGGGTGTGGCGCCTGGAATGTATTTCCAGCATCAACAGGAGGTGTGGAAGACCCAACAGGAGGAAGTCCAAGGTGACCGCAGACTCCAAGGATAAGAAACGCTAA